The following coding sequences are from one Hippopotamus amphibius kiboko isolate mHipAmp2 chromosome 9, mHipAmp2.hap2, whole genome shotgun sequence window:
- the ERI2 gene encoding ERI1 exoribonuclease 2 isoform X5 has product MATKRLARQLGLIRRKSIAPANENLGRSKSKQLFDYLIIIDFESTCWNDGKCHRSQEIIEFPAVLLNTSTGEIESEFHAFVQPQEHPVLSEFCMELTGIKQAQVDEGVPLKICLSQFCKWIQKIQQQKKIIFATRFSDISTSEVKLCAFVTWSDWDLGVCLEYECKRKQLLKPVFLNSWIDLRVTYKIFYRRKPKGLSGALQEVGIEFLGREHFGLDDSRNTAHLAWKMIRDGCLMKITRSLNKPLKIGSDLYVNISEELFN; this is encoded by the exons gcAGCTTGGGTTAATTAGGAGAAAGTCAATTGCACCAGCAAATGAAAATCTAGGAAGAAGCAAATCTA AGCAGTTGTTCGACTACTTAATTATCATTGATTTTGAGTCGACATGTTGGAATGATGGGAAGTGCCACCGGAGCCAGGAAATAA TTGAATTTCCAGCTGTACTGCTAAACACATCAACTGGAGAGATTGAATCTGAGTTCCATGCTTTTGTTCAGCCTCAGGAACATCCAGTTCTTTCTGAATTTTGCATGGAGCTAACAGGCATAAAGCAG GCTCAAGTTGATGAAGGAGTCCCTCTGAAGATTTGCTTATCTCAGTTCTGTAAATGGATTCAGAAGATTcaacaacagaagaaaattatttttgctacTAGGTTTTCAGATATTTCTACTTCTGAAGTAAAATTATGTGCATTTGTTACTTggtcag ACTGGGACTTGGGGGTTTGCCTGGAGTATGAGTGTAAAAGAAAACAGTTGTTAAAACCTGTGTTCCTTAATTCTTGGATTGATCTCAGAGTAACTTACAAG ATTTTCTACAGGAGAAAACCAAAAGGACTAAGTGGTGCCCTGCAAGAAGTAGGAATAGAATTCTTGGGACGAGAACATTTTG GGTTGGATGATTCTCGGAATACTGCCCATCTTGCATGGAAGATGATCAGGGATGGTTGCTTAATGAAAATTACAAGGTCCTTGAACAAG
- the ERI2 gene encoding ERI1 exoribonuclease 2 isoform X6 — protein MATKRLARQLGLIRRKSIAPANENLGRSKSKQLFDYLIIIDFESTCWNDGKCHRSQEIIEFPAVLLNTSTGEIESEFHAFVQPQEHPVLSEFCMELTGIKQAQVDEGVPLKICLSQFCKWIQKIQQQKKIIFATRFSDISTSEVKLCAFVTWSDWDLGVCLEYECKRKQLLKPVFLNSWIDLRVTYKIFYRRKPKGLSGALQEVGIEFLGREHFALENWF, from the exons gcAGCTTGGGTTAATTAGGAGAAAGTCAATTGCACCAGCAAATGAAAATCTAGGAAGAAGCAAATCTA AGCAGTTGTTCGACTACTTAATTATCATTGATTTTGAGTCGACATGTTGGAATGATGGGAAGTGCCACCGGAGCCAGGAAATAA TTGAATTTCCAGCTGTACTGCTAAACACATCAACTGGAGAGATTGAATCTGAGTTCCATGCTTTTGTTCAGCCTCAGGAACATCCAGTTCTTTCTGAATTTTGCATGGAGCTAACAGGCATAAAGCAG GCTCAAGTTGATGAAGGAGTCCCTCTGAAGATTTGCTTATCTCAGTTCTGTAAATGGATTCAGAAGATTcaacaacagaagaaaattatttttgctacTAGGTTTTCAGATATTTCTACTTCTGAAGTAAAATTATGTGCATTTGTTACTTggtcag ACTGGGACTTGGGGGTTTGCCTGGAGTATGAGTGTAAAAGAAAACAGTTGTTAAAACCTGTGTTCCTTAATTCTTGGATTGATCTCAGAGTAACTTACAAG ATTTTCTACAGGAGAAAACCAAAAGGACTAAGTGGTGCCCTGCAAGAAGTAGGAATAGAATTCTTGGGACGAGAACATTTTG